In Symmachiella dynata, the following are encoded in one genomic region:
- a CDS encoding heavy-metal-associated domain-containing protein, with protein sequence MNRAVLAIEGMTCEGCATTVAETIKRVDGVIAVEVNYGTKQATIGAKACCPVPIAEIKSALAKVGYAGEPIDSTD encoded by the coding sequence ATGAACCGCGCCGTTCTCGCTATTGAGGGCATGACTTGTGAAGGCTGCGCGACGACAGTTGCTGAAACGATCAAACGTGTGGACGGCGTGATCGCGGTGGAAGTGAACTACGGAACCAAACAAGCGACCATCGGGGCGAAAGCTTGCTGTCCCGTGCCGATTGCCGAAATCAAGTCTGCTCTGGCCAAGGTCGGTTACGCCGGCGAGCC
- a CDS encoding putative iron-sulfur cluster-binding metallochaperone, with translation MNQNATTATRQTCPTCGHKARRVSLRTIRSLLKEPAASGFQDGDSCCQTDGTGCHAINEDTGWRFCDSPACDVVYFAEQSDDTFVKPQLKVAVGVKETAGDRPLCYCFDHSVTSIKRELEATGESTAVEDIRSRMKGEACHCEVTNPSGSCCLGSVAKGIEIAKGELAATESHIGSEPPSGRGEKIAKVGTIVSAIMASSCCWLPLVLLAVGVSGTGIAVALETYRPLFMLITFGFLGAAFYFTYRPRPASDANHDASCCDSTMVGELECCTPKTTLRWSMAAMNKVMLWVVTVLAIAFLAFPSYVGLLFGAGGNAVVT, from the coding sequence ATGAACCAGAACGCTACAACCGCAACCAGACAGACGTGCCCGACTTGCGGCCATAAAGCAAGACGTGTTTCGCTGCGCACGATTCGCAGCCTGTTGAAGGAACCCGCTGCATCAGGATTCCAAGACGGCGATTCGTGTTGCCAGACCGATGGAACGGGATGTCACGCAATCAACGAAGACACCGGCTGGCGTTTCTGTGACTCGCCGGCATGCGATGTTGTGTACTTCGCGGAGCAGAGTGACGATACGTTTGTCAAACCACAACTGAAAGTTGCAGTGGGGGTCAAGGAGACAGCTGGCGACCGCCCGCTCTGTTATTGCTTTGACCACTCGGTGACCAGCATCAAGCGTGAGCTGGAGGCAACGGGAGAATCGACCGCGGTCGAGGACATCCGCTCGCGGATGAAAGGAGAGGCGTGCCATTGTGAAGTGACGAATCCCAGCGGATCCTGCTGCCTCGGAAGCGTGGCCAAGGGAATTGAAATCGCGAAAGGTGAATTGGCAGCGACGGAATCGCACATTGGTTCCGAACCTCCTTCGGGCCGGGGAGAGAAGATCGCCAAGGTCGGGACCATCGTCTCGGCGATCATGGCATCGAGCTGCTGCTGGCTTCCGTTGGTCCTATTGGCCGTAGGCGTGTCCGGTACCGGCATCGCGGTCGCACTCGAGACATATCGACCCCTGTTCATGCTCATCACATTCGGGTTTCTGGGAGCCGCCTTTTACTTCACTTACCGGCCTCGGCCAGCAAGCGATGCGAACCACGATGCGTCGTGCTGTGACTCGACTATGGTAGGCGAATTAGAGTGCTGTACGCCCAAAACGACGTTGCGTTGGAGTATGGCCGCGATGAACAAAGTCATGCTGTGGGTCGTCACCGTGCTGGCGATCGCGTTCCTGGCCTTTCCAAGCTATGTCGGTCTGCTCTTCGGTGCTGGTGGCAACGCGGTTGTAACATGA
- a CDS encoding heavy metal-responsive transcriptional regulator has product MPNDYTISQLAKAAEIPTTTVRYYERIGLVEPDNRSQGNYRLYSGESLNKLKFIRAAQAIGFTLDDVKALLSDDDGGIPTCGNVQRLIEERLADIDQRLKDLRRVRKVLKNALEQCQTQKKTDCCQVVAGLKAQ; this is encoded by the coding sequence ATGCCCAACGATTACACCATAAGCCAGTTGGCCAAAGCGGCTGAAATTCCGACAACGACAGTTCGCTACTACGAGCGAATCGGGCTTGTTGAACCCGATAATCGCAGCCAGGGAAACTACCGCTTGTACAGCGGTGAGTCGCTCAACAAGTTGAAGTTCATCCGCGCGGCACAAGCAATCGGGTTTACGCTCGACGACGTGAAGGCGTTGCTCTCCGACGACGATGGCGGCATTCCGACGTGCGGCAACGTGCAGCGCCTGATTGAGGAGAGACTGGCGGATATCGACCAGCGGCTGAAGGACCTACGGCGCGTCCGCAAGGTGTTGAAGAACGCGCTCGAGCAATGCCAGACCCAAAAGAAAACAGACTGCTGCCAAGTCGTGGCAGGATTGAAGGCCCAATGA
- a CDS encoding ankyrin repeat domain-containing protein: MSQLKKAIVAGDVERARQLLNENPKLASTPIRWGSILNSCQTEPLHFLSDGPFNQLWDHGRQAELARALIDAGAPVDGLPGGGETPLHGAASLGEAGVAQVLIDAGANIEAVASYPGIPDGTPLDFAVHFGMVEVVDLLLRKGAKVLSTRIAAGVGKLDRVRADLESASLSNEQAFDVLRCAVVCDRIPVVEYLLDSGLDVNVMDGKATALHWAAWEAKPNMVSFLLSRGADATLLDAKYQMSPGGWARHRRKEVGPRWGHDEVIRILEHHVSEPA, translated from the coding sequence ATGAGTCAACTGAAAAAAGCGATTGTCGCCGGCGATGTCGAACGCGCCCGGCAGCTTCTGAATGAGAACCCAAAGCTGGCTTCCACGCCGATCCGCTGGGGCAGCATTCTGAACAGCTGCCAGACTGAGCCGCTTCACTTCTTAAGCGATGGCCCTTTCAATCAACTCTGGGATCACGGCCGGCAAGCGGAGCTGGCACGCGCTCTGATCGACGCAGGCGCTCCGGTGGACGGACTTCCAGGAGGTGGAGAGACGCCTCTTCACGGCGCGGCGAGTTTGGGAGAGGCGGGTGTTGCTCAAGTTCTGATCGACGCCGGCGCGAACATAGAAGCAGTTGCCTCCTATCCCGGCATCCCCGATGGCACGCCGCTGGATTTCGCCGTTCATTTCGGCATGGTCGAAGTCGTCGACCTGCTCTTAAGAAAGGGTGCGAAGGTTTTGTCGACACGAATAGCGGCCGGAGTTGGAAAACTCGATCGAGTGCGAGCGGACCTTGAGTCGGCATCCTTATCCAATGAGCAAGCGTTTGACGTGCTGCGTTGCGCCGTAGTCTGCGATCGTATTCCCGTCGTGGAATACTTGCTCGATAGCGGTCTGGATGTGAACGTGATGGATGGGAAAGCGACCGCATTGCACTGGGCGGCCTGGGAAGCGAAGCCGAACATGGTGTCGTTTCTGTTGAGTCGTGGCGCGGACGCGACGCTCCTGGATGCGAAGTATCAAATGTCGCCTGGTGGCTGGGCCCGGCATCGTCGCAAGGAAGTCGGGCCACGTTGGGGGCACGACGAAGTAATTCGAATTCTTGAACACCATGTCTCTGAACCAGCCTGA
- a CDS encoding TPM domain-containing protein has translation MTNTNALFTEQDHQQITQAVVAAEAKTSAEIMPVVAKSSGRYDRPEDIVGLWCGVLAFIAAWWLTPSPSTDANSWGGPSAAFQLFVYIVSLVAGFFVGVVLAMRVNWLRALFTPKAQMAEDVLQRARSVFYDRRVHHTAGGTGVLIYVSLFEHRAAIIADESVLTKLGQSALDEICQQLTTDLGSGTIPNALCNAIATTGEKLSGVLPRDDNDINELSDALVVLD, from the coding sequence ATGACCAATACCAACGCACTGTTCACCGAACAAGATCATCAACAAATCACTCAAGCGGTCGTTGCCGCCGAGGCAAAGACCTCAGCCGAAATCATGCCGGTCGTCGCCAAGTCTTCCGGCCGTTACGATCGTCCCGAAGACATCGTTGGCCTGTGGTGCGGCGTCCTCGCCTTTATCGCCGCGTGGTGGCTCACGCCCAGCCCCTCAACCGATGCCAACAGCTGGGGCGGCCCCTCCGCCGCATTTCAACTCTTCGTCTACATCGTTTCACTAGTCGCGGGATTCTTCGTCGGCGTGGTGCTGGCGATGCGTGTGAACTGGCTGCGGGCGCTCTTCACCCCCAAAGCACAAATGGCAGAAGACGTATTGCAGCGAGCCCGGTCTGTCTTCTACGACCGCCGCGTACACCACACAGCCGGCGGCACCGGCGTGTTGATCTACGTCTCCCTCTTCGAACACCGCGCCGCCATCATCGCTGACGAATCGGTCCTAACCAAACTCGGCCAATCCGCCCTAGACGAAATCTGCCAGCAACTCACCACCGACCTGGGCTCCGGCACAATCCCCAACGCCCTTTGCAACGCCATCGCCACCACCGGCGAAAAACTATCCGGGGTCCTGCCCCGAGACGACAACGACATCAACGAATTGTCTGATGCTCTGGTGGTTTTGGATTAG
- a CDS encoding TPM domain-containing protein, translating into MIRPRNVPFRIGCLVAACLLLNTSALLAYQQNDNLIQLDPPGQREFILDKAGLINEADATQIRELADKLLTDKAAPLVVVTINSMADHGGRGMRIETFARLLFDQWQIGPAKLGENQWNKGILLLVSKDDRKARIELGAGWGREKDDLCLQIMDEQIIPRFKQGNFSAGILAGVQSLEKMARDLKLPAAPKPAWFYPVLIGAIGLGIFTVVSLIRRGSSGWAWLFWGLVFAGIGAILYHMLSNSGSGGGYSGGSFGGGGFSGGGGASGSW; encoded by the coding sequence GTGATACGCCCGCGAAATGTTCCTTTCCGAATCGGCTGTCTCGTTGCCGCTTGCCTGTTGCTGAACACCTCCGCGCTTTTGGCTTATCAGCAAAACGACAATCTGATCCAACTCGATCCGCCCGGACAGCGGGAATTTATCCTGGACAAAGCGGGATTGATCAACGAGGCCGATGCGACACAAATTCGCGAATTGGCGGACAAGCTTCTGACCGACAAGGCGGCTCCACTGGTCGTGGTCACCATCAATTCCATGGCCGATCATGGCGGTCGGGGGATGCGGATTGAGACCTTTGCCCGGTTGCTGTTTGACCAATGGCAAATCGGCCCCGCCAAATTGGGAGAGAACCAATGGAATAAAGGCATCCTGTTGTTGGTCTCGAAAGACGACCGCAAGGCGCGTATTGAATTAGGCGCCGGTTGGGGGCGCGAGAAGGATGACCTGTGTCTGCAGATCATGGACGAGCAGATCATCCCACGATTCAAACAAGGAAACTTCAGTGCGGGAATCCTCGCCGGTGTGCAGTCGCTGGAAAAAATGGCCCGCGATCTCAAACTGCCGGCCGCTCCCAAACCTGCTTGGTTTTATCCGGTCCTCATTGGAGCGATCGGCCTGGGCATCTTTACCGTCGTGTCGTTGATCCGCCGCGGCTCCAGCGGCTGGGCTTGGTTATTCTGGGGCCTCGTCTTCGCAGGCATCGGGGCGATTTTGTACCACATGCTGTCGAATTCCGGCAGCGGAGGCGGCTACTCTGGAGGCTCTTTCGGAGGTGGCGGCTTTTCCGGCGGAGGCGGGGCCAGCGGCTCTTGGTAG